The DNA sequence TAAAATAGTATAAATGCTTTTGTCTGTCGGCAGCGGAATCGGCCCGGAAACTAAAGCGCCGGTACGTTTCGCCGTCTCGACGATCTTCTGCGATGATTGATCCACTACTTTGTGGTCATACGCTTTCAGGCGAATGCGTATTTTTTGTTGAGCCATGTTTATCCTCCCTTTCGCCCGATT is a window from the Bacillota bacterium genome containing:
- the rpsJ gene encoding 30S ribosomal protein S10, whose amino-acid sequence is MAQQKIRIRLKAYDHKVVDQSSQKIVETAKRTGALVSGPIPLPTDKSIYTILRAPHKYKDAREQFEMRVHKRLIDILEPTPKTIDALMRLDLPAGIDIEIKQK